A stretch of Methanosphaerula palustris E1-9c DNA encodes these proteins:
- a CDS encoding DUF2073 domain-containing protein, giving the protein MIQGVQLDLISEERLSRMTSMEKIRLILDEVMEGNIVVLERGLAPEESSKLIEMTMMEITPDGFSGIEMETYPGKNTSGGLFSRIFGKQQAPAKLTVIGPANQLKMLRKEKDLLSAWISSR; this is encoded by the coding sequence ATGATACAGGGTGTACAGTTGGATCTGATATCTGAGGAACGTCTATCACGGATGACCTCAATGGAGAAGATACGCCTGATCCTTGATGAGGTGATGGAAGGGAATATCGTGGTGCTGGAACGGGGGCTCGCACCAGAGGAGTCGAGCAAACTGATCGAGATGACCATGATGGAGATCACTCCAGATGGGTTCTCGGGGATCGAGATGGAGACCTATCCTGGGAAGAACACGTCAGGGGGGCTCTTCTCACGGATATTTGGCAAGCAACAGGCCCCGGCCAAGTTGACGGTGATCGGCCCGGCGAACCAGTTGAAGATGCTGCGCAAAGAGAAAGATCTGTTGAGTGCGTGGATTTCGTCACGGTAG
- a CDS encoding Era-like GTP-binding protein, which yields MDIFTQARKRLSKFLRVFLKRRRSRIGIYGPPNAGKTTLANRIVRDWTGDALGPVSEVPHETRRARRREDITITSANGNSIAIDIVDTPGVTTKIDYHEFTEYGIEKDEAIKRAREATEGVAEAMHWLREDIDGVIYMLDSTLDPFMQVNIMMVGIIESRNLPVLIVANKIDLPDAAPARIKSAFPQHPVVMISGLEGKNIDELYEKMTNFF from the coding sequence ATGGATATTTTTACACAGGCAAGAAAGCGGCTCTCAAAGTTCTTACGGGTATTTTTAAAGAGAAGGCGGTCCCGGATAGGGATTTATGGTCCTCCAAATGCAGGAAAGACTACACTGGCCAACCGGATCGTCCGGGACTGGACTGGCGATGCCCTTGGCCCGGTCAGTGAAGTGCCTCATGAGACCCGGCGAGCACGGCGCAGAGAGGATATTACGATCACCTCTGCGAACGGCAACTCGATCGCCATCGATATCGTCGATACCCCAGGTGTGACCACCAAGATCGACTACCACGAGTTCACTGAATACGGGATCGAGAAGGATGAGGCCATCAAGCGGGCTCGCGAGGCCACCGAGGGTGTAGCCGAGGCGATGCACTGGCTCCGCGAGGACATCGACGGGGTCATCTATATGCTTGACTCGACACTCGACCCGTTCATGCAGGTGAACATTATGATGGTTGGGATTATCGAGTCTCGGAACCTGCCTGTGCTGATCGTCGCCAACAAGATCGATCTCCCGGACGCGGCCCCTGCCCGGATCAAGAGCGCCTTTCCCCAGCACCCTGTGGTCATGATATCCGGTCTGGAAGGCAAGAATATCGATGAGCTGTACGAAAAGATGACCAATTTCTTCTAG